One window from the genome of Eriocheir sinensis breed Jianghai 21 chromosome 7, ASM2467909v1, whole genome shotgun sequence encodes:
- the LOC126992370 gene encoding uncharacterized protein LOC126992370 isoform X5, whose translation MNYLILCKKGFFRRERLEEMKAHRAMLQRAPTGVSNPAAIGEQSHSRQPPVYVLPVLGWPGYRRHSATPKIPKCCSDVSRIFSCRLPAALPDFTVGGTVIPLCTQYCYLGAPVKISTVFPAGRQTHPPTHDLLDCLQRRLQPLQWLTNNSSGISIPVARTIYITFIRSVVDYLSPALVQLPRTTLEPLEIVQKRAMRVILRCPMSTRIENMQCELRLPPLVERIYSNVTRLTVKCLHFPHLSPHYSQLIRMSLGPARPVPPILPAGRALIRSVSSLMRSLDLDIPAADVPPGPPPWLLPMPEVSLTPASKSDPPPLQLQLALEHVATVMSSITAPHCLYTDGSLQSDGAAGCALFSPDLEPPPGG comes from the exons ATGAACTACTTGATCCTCTGCAAG AAAGGGTTCTTCAGGCGCGAGAGgctggaggagatgaaggcacaCCGGGCGATGCTGCAGCGTGCCCCCACCGGCGTCAGTAACCCAGCAGCCATCGGGGAGCAGAGCCACAGCCGCCAGCCGCCGGTGTACGTACTGCCTGTGTTGGGCTGGCCGGGTTATCGTAGACACAGCGCCACGCCAAAGATTCCCAAGTGTTGTAGTGACGT GAGCAGGATATTTTCCTGCCGCCTTCCTGCCGCTCTGCCAGACTTCACCGTTGGAGGGACTGTCATTCCCTTGTGTACCCAGTACTGTTACCTTGGCGCACCTGTCAAGATCTCAACAGTCTTCCCCGCCGGGCGTCAGACCCATCCTCCCACCCATGACTTGTTGGATTGCCTCCAGAGACGGCTTCAACCTCTCCAGTGGCTCACTAACAACTCTTCGGGCATCTCCATTCCTGTGGCCAGGACCATATATATTACTTTCATTCGCTCTGTTGTTGATTACCTCTCCCCTGCCTTGGTACAACTTCCCCGAACTACTTTAGAGCCCTTAGAAATTGTTCAGAAGAGAGCGATGAGAGTCATTCTCAGGTGTCCCATGTCTACCAGGATTGAAAATATGCAATGCGAGCTACGTCTTCCACCCTTGGTCGAGAGAATTTATTCTAATGTCACTCGCCTCACTGTTAAGTGCCTCCATTTCCCACATCTCTCGCCCCACTACTCGCAGCTGATCAGGATGTCGCTTGGACCCGCTCGACCTGTTCCTCCTATATTGCCCGCTGGTCGCGCCCTTATTCGGTCTGTCTCTTCCTTGATGCGCAGTCTTGATTTGGATATTCCTGCTGCTGACGTTCCCCCAGGCCCGCCCCCATGGCTGTTGCCAATGCCAGAGGTAAGCCTAACTCCTGCATCCAAGTCGGACCCGCCTCCCTTACAGCTGCAGTTGGCCCTGGAACACGTAGCAACAGTGATGTCCTCCATCACAGCTCCACACTGCCTCTACACTGACGGGTCACTGCAATCGGACGGTGCGGCTGGTTGTGCACTCTTCTCTCCTGACTTGGAGCCTCCTCCTGGGGGATGA
- the LOC126992370 gene encoding uncharacterized protein LOC126992370 isoform X6, which yields MKAHRAMLQRAPTGVSNPAAIGEQSHSRQPPVYVLPVLGWPGYRRHSATPKIPKCCSDVSRIFSCRLPAALPDFTVGGTVIPLCTQYCYLGAPVKISTVFPAGRQTHPPTHDLLDCLQRRLQPLQWLTNNSSGISIPVARTIYITFIRSVVDYLSPALVQLPRTTLEPLEIVQKRAMRVILRCPMSTRIENMQCELRLPPLVERIYSNVTRLTVKCLHFPHLSPHYSQLIRMSLGPARPVPPILPAGRALIRSVSSLMRSLDLDIPAADVPPGPPPWLLPMPEVSLTPASKSDPPPLQLQLALEHVATVMSSITAPHCLYTDGSLQSDGAAGCALFSPDLEPPPGG from the exons atgaaggcacaCCGGGCGATGCTGCAGCGTGCCCCCACCGGCGTCAGTAACCCAGCAGCCATCGGGGAGCAGAGCCACAGCCGCCAGCCGCCGGTGTACGTACTGCCTGTGTTGGGCTGGCCGGGTTATCGTAGACACAGCGCCACGCCAAAGATTCCCAAGTGTTGTAGTGACGT GAGCAGGATATTTTCCTGCCGCCTTCCTGCCGCTCTGCCAGACTTCACCGTTGGAGGGACTGTCATTCCCTTGTGTACCCAGTACTGTTACCTTGGCGCACCTGTCAAGATCTCAACAGTCTTCCCCGCCGGGCGTCAGACCCATCCTCCCACCCATGACTTGTTGGATTGCCTCCAGAGACGGCTTCAACCTCTCCAGTGGCTCACTAACAACTCTTCGGGCATCTCCATTCCTGTGGCCAGGACCATATATATTACTTTCATTCGCTCTGTTGTTGATTACCTCTCCCCTGCCTTGGTACAACTTCCCCGAACTACTTTAGAGCCCTTAGAAATTGTTCAGAAGAGAGCGATGAGAGTCATTCTCAGGTGTCCCATGTCTACCAGGATTGAAAATATGCAATGCGAGCTACGTCTTCCACCCTTGGTCGAGAGAATTTATTCTAATGTCACTCGCCTCACTGTTAAGTGCCTCCATTTCCCACATCTCTCGCCCCACTACTCGCAGCTGATCAGGATGTCGCTTGGACCCGCTCGACCTGTTCCTCCTATATTGCCCGCTGGTCGCGCCCTTATTCGGTCTGTCTCTTCCTTGATGCGCAGTCTTGATTTGGATATTCCTGCTGCTGACGTTCCCCCAGGCCCGCCCCCATGGCTGTTGCCAATGCCAGAGGTAAGCCTAACTCCTGCATCCAAGTCGGACCCGCCTCCCTTACAGCTGCAGTTGGCCCTGGAACACGTAGCAACAGTGATGTCCTCCATCACAGCTCCACACTGCCTCTACACTGACGGGTCACTGCAATCGGACGGTGCGGCTGGTTGTGCACTCTTCTCTCCTGACTTGGAGCCTCCTCCTGGGGGATGA
- the LOC126992370 gene encoding uncharacterized protein LOC126992370 isoform X7 — translation MKAHRAMLQRAPTGVSNPAAIGEQSHSRQPPVSRIFSCRLPAALPDFTVGGTVIPLCTQYCYLGAPVKISTVFPAGRQTHPPTHDLLDCLQRRLQPLQWLTNNSSGISIPVARTIYITFIRSVVDYLSPALVQLPRTTLEPLEIVQKRAMRVILRCPMSTRIENMQCELRLPPLVERIYSNVTRLTVKCLHFPHLSPHYSQLIRMSLGPARPVPPILPAGRALIRSVSSLMRSLDLDIPAADVPPGPPPWLLPMPEVSLTPASKSDPPPLQLQLALEHVATVMSSITAPHCLYTDGSLQSDGAAGCALFSPDLEPPPGG, via the exons atgaaggcacaCCGGGCGATGCTGCAGCGTGCCCCCACCGGCGTCAGTAACCCAGCAGCCATCGGGGAGCAGAGCCACAGCCGCCAGCCGCCGGT GAGCAGGATATTTTCCTGCCGCCTTCCTGCCGCTCTGCCAGACTTCACCGTTGGAGGGACTGTCATTCCCTTGTGTACCCAGTACTGTTACCTTGGCGCACCTGTCAAGATCTCAACAGTCTTCCCCGCCGGGCGTCAGACCCATCCTCCCACCCATGACTTGTTGGATTGCCTCCAGAGACGGCTTCAACCTCTCCAGTGGCTCACTAACAACTCTTCGGGCATCTCCATTCCTGTGGCCAGGACCATATATATTACTTTCATTCGCTCTGTTGTTGATTACCTCTCCCCTGCCTTGGTACAACTTCCCCGAACTACTTTAGAGCCCTTAGAAATTGTTCAGAAGAGAGCGATGAGAGTCATTCTCAGGTGTCCCATGTCTACCAGGATTGAAAATATGCAATGCGAGCTACGTCTTCCACCCTTGGTCGAGAGAATTTATTCTAATGTCACTCGCCTCACTGTTAAGTGCCTCCATTTCCCACATCTCTCGCCCCACTACTCGCAGCTGATCAGGATGTCGCTTGGACCCGCTCGACCTGTTCCTCCTATATTGCCCGCTGGTCGCGCCCTTATTCGGTCTGTCTCTTCCTTGATGCGCAGTCTTGATTTGGATATTCCTGCTGCTGACGTTCCCCCAGGCCCGCCCCCATGGCTGTTGCCAATGCCAGAGGTAAGCCTAACTCCTGCATCCAAGTCGGACCCGCCTCCCTTACAGCTGCAGTTGGCCCTGGAACACGTAGCAACAGTGATGTCCTCCATCACAGCTCCACACTGCCTCTACACTGACGGGTCACTGCAATCGGACGGTGCGGCTGGTTGTGCACTCTTCTCTCCTGACTTGGAGCCTCCTCCTGGGGGATGA
- the LOC126992370 gene encoding uncharacterized protein LOC126992370 isoform X4, whose protein sequence is MGGEEPHEEVEGEILMADFPQLWQLHWAWSPIEAHNYMNYLILCKKGFFRRERLEEMKAHRAMLQRAPTGVSNPAAIGEQSHSRQPPVSRIFSCRLPAALPDFTVGGTVIPLCTQYCYLGAPVKISTVFPAGRQTHPPTHDLLDCLQRRLQPLQWLTNNSSGISIPVARTIYITFIRSVVDYLSPALVQLPRTTLEPLEIVQKRAMRVILRCPMSTRIENMQCELRLPPLVERIYSNVTRLTVKCLHFPHLSPHYSQLIRMSLGPARPVPPILPAGRALIRSVSSLMRSLDLDIPAADVPPGPPPWLLPMPEVSLTPASKSDPPPLQLQLALEHVATVMSSITAPHCLYTDGSLQSDGAAGCALFSPDLEPPPGG, encoded by the exons atgggaggagaggagccacacgaagaagtggaaggggaaataCTAATGGCTGACTTTCCACAGCTGTGGCAGCTGCACTGGGCCTGGAGCCCAATTGAGGCTCACAACTACATGAACTACTTGATCCTCTGCAAG AAAGGGTTCTTCAGGCGCGAGAGgctggaggagatgaaggcacaCCGGGCGATGCTGCAGCGTGCCCCCACCGGCGTCAGTAACCCAGCAGCCATCGGGGAGCAGAGCCACAGCCGCCAGCCGCCGGT GAGCAGGATATTTTCCTGCCGCCTTCCTGCCGCTCTGCCAGACTTCACCGTTGGAGGGACTGTCATTCCCTTGTGTACCCAGTACTGTTACCTTGGCGCACCTGTCAAGATCTCAACAGTCTTCCCCGCCGGGCGTCAGACCCATCCTCCCACCCATGACTTGTTGGATTGCCTCCAGAGACGGCTTCAACCTCTCCAGTGGCTCACTAACAACTCTTCGGGCATCTCCATTCCTGTGGCCAGGACCATATATATTACTTTCATTCGCTCTGTTGTTGATTACCTCTCCCCTGCCTTGGTACAACTTCCCCGAACTACTTTAGAGCCCTTAGAAATTGTTCAGAAGAGAGCGATGAGAGTCATTCTCAGGTGTCCCATGTCTACCAGGATTGAAAATATGCAATGCGAGCTACGTCTTCCACCCTTGGTCGAGAGAATTTATTCTAATGTCACTCGCCTCACTGTTAAGTGCCTCCATTTCCCACATCTCTCGCCCCACTACTCGCAGCTGATCAGGATGTCGCTTGGACCCGCTCGACCTGTTCCTCCTATATTGCCCGCTGGTCGCGCCCTTATTCGGTCTGTCTCTTCCTTGATGCGCAGTCTTGATTTGGATATTCCTGCTGCTGACGTTCCCCCAGGCCCGCCCCCATGGCTGTTGCCAATGCCAGAGGTAAGCCTAACTCCTGCATCCAAGTCGGACCCGCCTCCCTTACAGCTGCAGTTGGCCCTGGAACACGTAGCAACAGTGATGTCCTCCATCACAGCTCCACACTGCCTCTACACTGACGGGTCACTGCAATCGGACGGTGCGGCTGGTTGTGCACTCTTCTCTCCTGACTTGGAGCCTCCTCCTGGGGGATGA
- the LOC126992370 gene encoding uncharacterized protein LOC126992370 isoform X2, with translation MSGQDKQEQTAAGSRRLWQLHWAWSPIEAHNYMNYLILCKKGFFRRERLEEMKAHRAMLQRAPTGVSNPAAIGEQSHSRQPPVYVLPVLGWPGYRRHSATPKIPKCCSDVSRIFSCRLPAALPDFTVGGTVIPLCTQYCYLGAPVKISTVFPAGRQTHPPTHDLLDCLQRRLQPLQWLTNNSSGISIPVARTIYITFIRSVVDYLSPALVQLPRTTLEPLEIVQKRAMRVILRCPMSTRIENMQCELRLPPLVERIYSNVTRLTVKCLHFPHLSPHYSQLIRMSLGPARPVPPILPAGRALIRSVSSLMRSLDLDIPAADVPPGPPPWLLPMPEVSLTPASKSDPPPLQLQLALEHVATVMSSITAPHCLYTDGSLQSDGAAGCALFSPDLEPPPGG, from the exons atgagtggccaggacaagcaggagcagactgctgcaggcagcaggagg CTGTGGCAGCTGCACTGGGCCTGGAGCCCAATTGAGGCTCACAACTACATGAACTACTTGATCCTCTGCAAG AAAGGGTTCTTCAGGCGCGAGAGgctggaggagatgaaggcacaCCGGGCGATGCTGCAGCGTGCCCCCACCGGCGTCAGTAACCCAGCAGCCATCGGGGAGCAGAGCCACAGCCGCCAGCCGCCGGTGTACGTACTGCCTGTGTTGGGCTGGCCGGGTTATCGTAGACACAGCGCCACGCCAAAGATTCCCAAGTGTTGTAGTGACGT GAGCAGGATATTTTCCTGCCGCCTTCCTGCCGCTCTGCCAGACTTCACCGTTGGAGGGACTGTCATTCCCTTGTGTACCCAGTACTGTTACCTTGGCGCACCTGTCAAGATCTCAACAGTCTTCCCCGCCGGGCGTCAGACCCATCCTCCCACCCATGACTTGTTGGATTGCCTCCAGAGACGGCTTCAACCTCTCCAGTGGCTCACTAACAACTCTTCGGGCATCTCCATTCCTGTGGCCAGGACCATATATATTACTTTCATTCGCTCTGTTGTTGATTACCTCTCCCCTGCCTTGGTACAACTTCCCCGAACTACTTTAGAGCCCTTAGAAATTGTTCAGAAGAGAGCGATGAGAGTCATTCTCAGGTGTCCCATGTCTACCAGGATTGAAAATATGCAATGCGAGCTACGTCTTCCACCCTTGGTCGAGAGAATTTATTCTAATGTCACTCGCCTCACTGTTAAGTGCCTCCATTTCCCACATCTCTCGCCCCACTACTCGCAGCTGATCAGGATGTCGCTTGGACCCGCTCGACCTGTTCCTCCTATATTGCCCGCTGGTCGCGCCCTTATTCGGTCTGTCTCTTCCTTGATGCGCAGTCTTGATTTGGATATTCCTGCTGCTGACGTTCCCCCAGGCCCGCCCCCATGGCTGTTGCCAATGCCAGAGGTAAGCCTAACTCCTGCATCCAAGTCGGACCCGCCTCCCTTACAGCTGCAGTTGGCCCTGGAACACGTAGCAACAGTGATGTCCTCCATCACAGCTCCACACTGCCTCTACACTGACGGGTCACTGCAATCGGACGGTGCGGCTGGTTGTGCACTCTTCTCTCCTGACTTGGAGCCTCCTCCTGGGGGATGA
- the LOC126992370 gene encoding uncharacterized protein LOC126992370 isoform X1, with protein sequence MGGEEPHEEVEGEILMADFPQLWQLHWAWSPIEAHNYMNYLILCKKGFFRRERLEEMKAHRAMLQRAPTGVSNPAAIGEQSHSRQPPVYVLPVLGWPGYRRHSATPKIPKCCSDVSRIFSCRLPAALPDFTVGGTVIPLCTQYCYLGAPVKISTVFPAGRQTHPPTHDLLDCLQRRLQPLQWLTNNSSGISIPVARTIYITFIRSVVDYLSPALVQLPRTTLEPLEIVQKRAMRVILRCPMSTRIENMQCELRLPPLVERIYSNVTRLTVKCLHFPHLSPHYSQLIRMSLGPARPVPPILPAGRALIRSVSSLMRSLDLDIPAADVPPGPPPWLLPMPEVSLTPASKSDPPPLQLQLALEHVATVMSSITAPHCLYTDGSLQSDGAAGCALFSPDLEPPPGG encoded by the exons atgggaggagaggagccacacgaagaagtggaaggggaaataCTAATGGCTGACTTTCCACAGCTGTGGCAGCTGCACTGGGCCTGGAGCCCAATTGAGGCTCACAACTACATGAACTACTTGATCCTCTGCAAG AAAGGGTTCTTCAGGCGCGAGAGgctggaggagatgaaggcacaCCGGGCGATGCTGCAGCGTGCCCCCACCGGCGTCAGTAACCCAGCAGCCATCGGGGAGCAGAGCCACAGCCGCCAGCCGCCGGTGTACGTACTGCCTGTGTTGGGCTGGCCGGGTTATCGTAGACACAGCGCCACGCCAAAGATTCCCAAGTGTTGTAGTGACGT GAGCAGGATATTTTCCTGCCGCCTTCCTGCCGCTCTGCCAGACTTCACCGTTGGAGGGACTGTCATTCCCTTGTGTACCCAGTACTGTTACCTTGGCGCACCTGTCAAGATCTCAACAGTCTTCCCCGCCGGGCGTCAGACCCATCCTCCCACCCATGACTTGTTGGATTGCCTCCAGAGACGGCTTCAACCTCTCCAGTGGCTCACTAACAACTCTTCGGGCATCTCCATTCCTGTGGCCAGGACCATATATATTACTTTCATTCGCTCTGTTGTTGATTACCTCTCCCCTGCCTTGGTACAACTTCCCCGAACTACTTTAGAGCCCTTAGAAATTGTTCAGAAGAGAGCGATGAGAGTCATTCTCAGGTGTCCCATGTCTACCAGGATTGAAAATATGCAATGCGAGCTACGTCTTCCACCCTTGGTCGAGAGAATTTATTCTAATGTCACTCGCCTCACTGTTAAGTGCCTCCATTTCCCACATCTCTCGCCCCACTACTCGCAGCTGATCAGGATGTCGCTTGGACCCGCTCGACCTGTTCCTCCTATATTGCCCGCTGGTCGCGCCCTTATTCGGTCTGTCTCTTCCTTGATGCGCAGTCTTGATTTGGATATTCCTGCTGCTGACGTTCCCCCAGGCCCGCCCCCATGGCTGTTGCCAATGCCAGAGGTAAGCCTAACTCCTGCATCCAAGTCGGACCCGCCTCCCTTACAGCTGCAGTTGGCCCTGGAACACGTAGCAACAGTGATGTCCTCCATCACAGCTCCACACTGCCTCTACACTGACGGGTCACTGCAATCGGACGGTGCGGCTGGTTGTGCACTCTTCTCTCCTGACTTGGAGCCTCCTCCTGGGGGATGA
- the LOC126992370 gene encoding uncharacterized protein LOC126992370 isoform X3, protein MNLWQLHWAWSPIEAHNYMNYLILCKKGFFRRERLEEMKAHRAMLQRAPTGVSNPAAIGEQSHSRQPPVYVLPVLGWPGYRRHSATPKIPKCCSDVSRIFSCRLPAALPDFTVGGTVIPLCTQYCYLGAPVKISTVFPAGRQTHPPTHDLLDCLQRRLQPLQWLTNNSSGISIPVARTIYITFIRSVVDYLSPALVQLPRTTLEPLEIVQKRAMRVILRCPMSTRIENMQCELRLPPLVERIYSNVTRLTVKCLHFPHLSPHYSQLIRMSLGPARPVPPILPAGRALIRSVSSLMRSLDLDIPAADVPPGPPPWLLPMPEVSLTPASKSDPPPLQLQLALEHVATVMSSITAPHCLYTDGSLQSDGAAGCALFSPDLEPPPGG, encoded by the exons atgaat CTGTGGCAGCTGCACTGGGCCTGGAGCCCAATTGAGGCTCACAACTACATGAACTACTTGATCCTCTGCAAG AAAGGGTTCTTCAGGCGCGAGAGgctggaggagatgaaggcacaCCGGGCGATGCTGCAGCGTGCCCCCACCGGCGTCAGTAACCCAGCAGCCATCGGGGAGCAGAGCCACAGCCGCCAGCCGCCGGTGTACGTACTGCCTGTGTTGGGCTGGCCGGGTTATCGTAGACACAGCGCCACGCCAAAGATTCCCAAGTGTTGTAGTGACGT GAGCAGGATATTTTCCTGCCGCCTTCCTGCCGCTCTGCCAGACTTCACCGTTGGAGGGACTGTCATTCCCTTGTGTACCCAGTACTGTTACCTTGGCGCACCTGTCAAGATCTCAACAGTCTTCCCCGCCGGGCGTCAGACCCATCCTCCCACCCATGACTTGTTGGATTGCCTCCAGAGACGGCTTCAACCTCTCCAGTGGCTCACTAACAACTCTTCGGGCATCTCCATTCCTGTGGCCAGGACCATATATATTACTTTCATTCGCTCTGTTGTTGATTACCTCTCCCCTGCCTTGGTACAACTTCCCCGAACTACTTTAGAGCCCTTAGAAATTGTTCAGAAGAGAGCGATGAGAGTCATTCTCAGGTGTCCCATGTCTACCAGGATTGAAAATATGCAATGCGAGCTACGTCTTCCACCCTTGGTCGAGAGAATTTATTCTAATGTCACTCGCCTCACTGTTAAGTGCCTCCATTTCCCACATCTCTCGCCCCACTACTCGCAGCTGATCAGGATGTCGCTTGGACCCGCTCGACCTGTTCCTCCTATATTGCCCGCTGGTCGCGCCCTTATTCGGTCTGTCTCTTCCTTGATGCGCAGTCTTGATTTGGATATTCCTGCTGCTGACGTTCCCCCAGGCCCGCCCCCATGGCTGTTGCCAATGCCAGAGGTAAGCCTAACTCCTGCATCCAAGTCGGACCCGCCTCCCTTACAGCTGCAGTTGGCCCTGGAACACGTAGCAACAGTGATGTCCTCCATCACAGCTCCACACTGCCTCTACACTGACGGGTCACTGCAATCGGACGGTGCGGCTGGTTGTGCACTCTTCTCTCCTGACTTGGAGCCTCCTCCTGGGGGATGA
- the LOC126992370 gene encoding uncharacterized protein LOC126992370 isoform X9, whose product MGGEEPHEEVEGEILMADFPQLWQLHWAWSPIEAHNYMNYLILCKKGFFRRERLEEMKAHRAMLQRAPTGVSNPAAIGEQSHSRQPPVYVLPVLGWPGYRRHSATPKIPKCCSDV is encoded by the exons atgggaggagaggagccacacgaagaagtggaaggggaaataCTAATGGCTGACTTTCCACAGCTGTGGCAGCTGCACTGGGCCTGGAGCCCAATTGAGGCTCACAACTACATGAACTACTTGATCCTCTGCAAG AAAGGGTTCTTCAGGCGCGAGAGgctggaggagatgaaggcacaCCGGGCGATGCTGCAGCGTGCCCCCACCGGCGTCAGTAACCCAGCAGCCATCGGGGAGCAGAGCCACAGCCGCCAGCCGCCGGTGTACGTACTGCCTGTGTTGGGCTGGCCGGGTTATCGTAGACACAGCGCCACGCCAAAGATTCCCAAGTGTTGTAGTGACGT
- the LOC126992370 gene encoding uncharacterized protein LOC126992370 isoform X10 → MGGEEPHEEVEGEILMADFPQLWQLHWAWSPIEAHNYMNYLILCKKGFFRRERLEEMKAHRAMLQRAPTGVSNPAAIGEQSHSRQPPV, encoded by the exons atgggaggagaggagccacacgaagaagtggaaggggaaataCTAATGGCTGACTTTCCACAGCTGTGGCAGCTGCACTGGGCCTGGAGCCCAATTGAGGCTCACAACTACATGAACTACTTGATCCTCTGCAAG AAAGGGTTCTTCAGGCGCGAGAGgctggaggagatgaaggcacaCCGGGCGATGCTGCAGCGTGCCCCCACCGGCGTCAGTAACCCAGCAGCCATCGGGGAGCAGAGCCACAGCCGCCAGCCGCCGGT
- the LOC126992370 gene encoding uncharacterized protein LOC126992370 isoform X8, whose product MGGEEPHEEVEGEILMADFPQLWQLHWAWSPIEAHNYMNYLILCKKGFFRRERLEEMKAHRAMLQRAPTGVSNPAAIGEQSHSRQPPVYVLPVLGWPGYRRHSATPKIPKCCSDVCSWPWNT is encoded by the exons atgggaggagaggagccacacgaagaagtggaaggggaaataCTAATGGCTGACTTTCCACAGCTGTGGCAGCTGCACTGGGCCTGGAGCCCAATTGAGGCTCACAACTACATGAACTACTTGATCCTCTGCAAG AAAGGGTTCTTCAGGCGCGAGAGgctggaggagatgaaggcacaCCGGGCGATGCTGCAGCGTGCCCCCACCGGCGTCAGTAACCCAGCAGCCATCGGGGAGCAGAGCCACAGCCGCCAGCCGCCGGTGTACGTACTGCCTGTGTTGGGCTGGCCGGGTTATCGTAGACACAGCGCCACGCCAAAGATTCCCAAGTGTTGTAGTGACGT CTGCAGTTGGCCCTGGAACACGTAG